In Gordonia phthalatica, one genomic interval encodes:
- a CDS encoding Ig-like domain-containing protein — protein MNLTNQSRARLLAAAIGGAVALSIGTGQAGADTPPADPPTATEQTESTPPPESTHGDSTQADSAPLADDTSTNPPQITVPNDPDPTATGPDATGPDTTASETSGASDSDDESPTPTPTPPEDRPATAPPQSPPSVVSDGSTGDATETPEAQSGDSLPLPDSGNSPTDVTDPFGQSTSPTSSNDVTIESVTVSESDDTHAKTTGDKTADIPSTTPTTPTTAFLTSKNPPAIGHAYSGPVADPPATSTAPPVELPPVVDGIAGTVRTMFGLPAASTTPGTGNGPAPLFSLGMLWFAWRPEHVFFNQSPAIGEPPVVVATGPKTTGTITGTDADGDRLTYTVVDGPDHGTVTVSDDGSFVYTSTGTPTDDAFVVRISDRDSGPHFHGLESLWALFTGDSPHDTDVTVSIVAPVAPWTLSPPAADGTVTGVSGTHADGDIYSVDGVTSSAPDTYVLDSGATVVFATDQDGAYTGAFTYTPSPWQRWTAGDTDDAVTDPFTIVHGHADGTDTVAEVAPEVLPSDEFTLDIDAASSRIGSTADHIYWSDNLNVVTIFDRATGDTRTVTLPDPARGLGGMMPLPTDSDRYAVYAMYQGRERGVAVIDLDTGQSSFYSRGVDHDTYSSAAITQGGTALITTVSNSDESWYGVVRFLLADPSNPQIVLSGSGHPGHAAYDEAPDGTGFAMVDDVESIRIAHVDQDGRQIRSWTIITRGNTSNAVSADGPVPFLVSQAGDTVTVFVLIPDTTPAGVSMQATDALIGSDGQSVYLLNEGESTTQVVAYRPETGQPSPEVTVTGTVLGKGVTDDGRVWLATVDATDPTVATITYVDADGATTTSTLQASGSLTDRAIIRIADVFAAVDPDTNRSGPITLLRPTATAPLAPVAV, from the coding sequence ATGAACCTGACGAATCAGTCCCGCGCCCGACTGCTGGCCGCCGCGATCGGCGGTGCTGTCGCGCTGTCGATCGGTACCGGCCAGGCCGGCGCCGACACGCCGCCGGCGGACCCGCCGACCGCGACGGAACAGACCGAATCAACCCCGCCGCCCGAATCCACGCACGGCGACTCCACCCAAGCCGACAGCGCTCCACTCGCCGACGACACGTCGACGAACCCGCCCCAGATCACCGTCCCGAACGACCCAGACCCAACCGCGACCGGGCCGGACGCAACGGGTCCGGACACGACGGCATCGGAGACGTCAGGCGCGTCCGATTCCGACGACGAATCCCCGACCCCAACCCCGACCCCGCCCGAGGATCGACCAGCCACGGCTCCACCGCAGTCACCCCCTTCCGTGGTCTCGGACGGCAGCACTGGCGACGCCACGGAGACTCCCGAGGCCCAGTCGGGCGACTCTCTACCGCTCCCCGACTCGGGCAACAGTCCGACGGACGTCACCGACCCGTTCGGCCAAAGCACCTCGCCGACCTCGTCGAACGACGTGACCATCGAATCGGTCACTGTTTCAGAATCCGACGACACCCATGCTAAGACCACCGGCGACAAGACCGCCGATATCCCCTCGACCACGCCGACCACCCCGACCACCGCCTTCCTGACCAGTAAGAATCCGCCCGCGATCGGGCACGCGTACAGCGGTCCCGTCGCCGATCCGCCTGCAACATCAACGGCGCCGCCCGTCGAACTGCCGCCCGTCGTGGACGGCATCGCAGGCACAGTGCGCACGATGTTCGGCCTGCCCGCCGCTTCGACGACACCGGGAACCGGCAACGGCCCGGCTCCGCTGTTCTCACTCGGCATGCTGTGGTTCGCGTGGCGTCCCGAGCACGTCTTCTTCAACCAGTCGCCCGCGATCGGCGAACCCCCGGTCGTCGTCGCGACCGGCCCGAAGACCACAGGCACGATCACCGGCACCGACGCCGACGGCGACCGCCTCACGTATACCGTCGTCGACGGCCCGGACCACGGCACCGTGACGGTCTCCGACGACGGCAGCTTCGTCTACACCTCCACCGGAACACCGACCGACGACGCGTTCGTCGTCCGCATCAGCGACCGCGATTCCGGCCCGCATTTCCACGGTCTCGAGAGCCTGTGGGCGCTGTTCACCGGTGACTCTCCGCACGACACCGACGTCACTGTCTCGATCGTCGCACCGGTCGCCCCGTGGACCCTGTCGCCGCCCGCTGCGGACGGAACTGTCACCGGTGTCTCCGGCACTCACGCGGACGGCGACATCTACTCGGTCGACGGCGTCACTTCGAGCGCCCCGGACACGTACGTGCTCGACTCGGGTGCGACCGTCGTCTTCGCCACCGACCAGGATGGCGCATACACCGGCGCCTTCACCTACACCCCCTCGCCGTGGCAGCGCTGGACCGCCGGTGACACCGACGACGCGGTCACCGACCCCTTCACCATCGTCCACGGGCACGCCGACGGCACCGACACCGTCGCAGAGGTGGCTCCCGAGGTGTTGCCGTCTGACGAGTTCACCTTGGACATCGACGCTGCTTCGAGCAGGATCGGGAGCACGGCCGACCACATCTACTGGTCCGACAATCTGAATGTCGTGACGATCTTCGACCGCGCAACCGGCGACACGCGGACGGTGACTCTTCCCGATCCGGCAAGGGGTCTCGGGGGAATGATGCCACTGCCGACCGACAGCGACCGGTACGCGGTCTACGCGATGTACCAGGGACGCGAGCGAGGCGTCGCGGTCATCGACCTCGATACCGGCCAGAGCAGCTTCTACTCTCGCGGAGTCGACCACGATACCTACTCGTCCGCCGCCATCACCCAGGGTGGAACCGCACTGATCACCACGGTGTCCAACTCCGACGAATCGTGGTATGGAGTGGTCCGATTCCTCCTCGCCGATCCTTCGAACCCGCAGATCGTCCTGAGCGGGAGTGGTCATCCCGGCCACGCGGCCTACGACGAAGCACCCGACGGCACCGGGTTCGCCATGGTCGACGATGTCGAGTCGATCCGGATTGCACACGTGGACCAGGATGGTCGACAGATCCGAAGCTGGACCATCATCACGCGCGGGAACACGAGCAACGCGGTGTCCGCCGACGGCCCGGTGCCCTTCCTGGTGTCACAGGCCGGCGACACCGTCACGGTCTTTGTGCTCATCCCTGACACCACACCCGCCGGTGTCTCGATGCAAGCGACCGATGCGCTGATCGGCAGCGACGGGCAGTCCGTCTACCTGTTGAACGAGGGCGAGTCCACCACCCAGGTCGTCGCCTATCGTCCGGAGACCGGTCAGCCGAGCCCCGAGGTGACTGTCACCGGAACGGTGCTGGGCAAGGGCGTCACCGACGACGGCCGCGTGTGGTTGGCCACCGTCGACGCCACCGATCCGACCGTCGCGACCATCACCTACGTCGACGCCGACGGCGCCACGACCACCAGTACGCTGCAGGCCTCGGGCAGTCTCACCGACAGAGCGATCATCCGCATCGCAGACGTGTTCGCCGCGGTCGACCCCGATACCAACCGAAGCGGTCCGATCACCTTGCTCCGCCCGACCGCGACGGCCCCGCTCGCGCCGGTCGCCGTCTGA